One genomic window of Mus pahari chromosome 23, PAHARI_EIJ_v1.1, whole genome shotgun sequence includes the following:
- the Polr2j gene encoding DNA-directed RNA polymerase II subunit RPB11-a produces MNAPPAFESFLLFEGEKKITINKDTKVPNACLFTINKEDHTLGNIIKSQLLKDPQVLFAGYKVPHPLEHKIIIRVQTTPDYSPQEAFTNAITDLISELSLLEERFRVAIKDKQEGIE; encoded by the exons ATGAACGCCCCTCCGGCCTTCGAGTCGTTCTTGCTCTTCGAGGGCGAGAAGAA AATCACCATTAACAAGGACACTAAGGTTCCCAATGCCTGCTTGTTCACCATCAACAAAGAAGACCACACTCTGGGGAACATCATTAAATC CCAGCTGTTGAAGGACCCACAGGTGCTGTTTGCTGGCTACAAAGTCCCTCACCCCTTGGAACACAAGATCATCATTCGTGTGCAGACCACCCCAGACTACAGCCCCCAGGAGGCTTTCACCAATGCCATCACAGACCTCATCAGTGAGCTCTCCCTTCTGGAGGAGCGATTCCGG GTGGCCATCAAGGACAAGCAAGAAGGAATTGAGTAG